CAGCCGTCCTTTTGATAAGAAGAGGGATGGTTTTGTTATCGGTGAAGGCTCAGCAGTTTTAGTGCTTGAAACTTTGGAGCACGCTTTACGGCGAGGGGGAAATATTTATGCCGAAATATGCGGTTACGGCTGCACATGTGATGCCTACCACATATCGGCTCCAGAACCAACGGGTGAGTCGGCTGCTTTGGCCATGCAAATGGCTCTCCAGGATGCGGGCATGGAACCAGGCGAAGTAGATTATATTAATGCCCATGGCACTTCAACGGTCATAGGCGATAAGGCTGAAACAATTATTATTCACCGGGTTTTCCAGGAACACGCGTCAAAGCTGCCGGTAAGCTCAACAAAATCTATGACCGGTCACCTTTTGGGTGCGGCTGGTGCCATTGAAGGAGTTGCCTGTGTAATGGCCATCCAGCACGGTAAAATTCCACCAACAATAAATTATACCGCTCCCGATTCTGATTGCAACCTTGATTACGTTCCCAATACGGTCAGGGATGTAACTGTTCACACAGCCATTTCCAATGCATTTGGATTTGGCGGGCATAATGCCTGCTTACTGTTCACTCACCTGAGATAAATACCTACCAGCAAAACCCCCTTCTTATTATAAGAAGGGGGTTACAAGTTTCTTTTGTTTGCTACTTTAAGGTATTGGAATGATGGGCTCAGCGATTAGAGCAAGGTCATCAACCAGTAATCCGCTGGTCCCGCTTATAGGACGGTCAAGGCGGACTACCACCTGGACAGTCACGGTACCAAAGGGTACGTCAATATACTCCTCATAACGATTCCAAGTTTTTGTAATGTCACGGCCACGTATATTAATGAATATACCGGGTGGTATATGAGTACCTATTGGGCTTATAAAATTTACTTCCGCTCTTATATTTGATACGCCCTGTGAATTGTTGGTATAAAACTTTCTGGCATGGAATGAAAACCTGAGCGGAGTCCAGTTATATACAAAAAAAATAATTTGCGATAATTCTGCAGTGGTGGTTGAATCCGCTAAAAGCAGTGCTGATTGCGTGCCTGAAAAAGCAATATGGCTGTAAGTTGTGACCTTACCCTGGATGTAATAATTTGTGAGCCCATTTTCAAACCCTCTGTTCAATAAGAGCTGTTTAGGCACTTTATCACCTAGTTTCTATAATCCTAATCACTCTCAGATATATGCACCTGCACTAACAATTTGGTTTCGCCGGACACTTCAACTGAAATATCCAGTTCTGTTGCCAACTGAATCTGATCGTCCCCATTAATTAACGATTCTACGACAACCGGGTTTTTATCTACTTTAACCCTAGCATCCACGAAATTGGCATTTTGACAATCATAATCTTCCAAGGGTATAGACTCTTCAAAATCGATTGGACATCTAAGCACGTCCGTTTCTTTGCCGTTGTTAAACGCATACCAGACGTGTACTTCAAAAACTCCTCCTACACCAAGGATAATTTGCTGTGTACTGTTATCTTTCACCTCAGGTTCGTACAGTTTTAATTCAGTAACCGAACAACCGAGAATCTGGCTTGGTACGATTTCCCCGGGCGGATTAAACTGGTTGGTATATCGTATTGACTTTCTGCCCGTTCCGCATACAGCTTTAGTGATAATCTCACGAAAGGATTCCCTGGGAAAACCTATGTTTCTATCTTCAGATCCTAACGCCTCATTCATCATTGTCCCTCCCATTAAACTGGTTTTCCGGCTGTTTCTTGCCGGATGCAATTATTTCGCTAATCTTACATTACGTCTCTCTATCATATGTTCGAATATGGAGAAGTGTGCGAAAAGAAAGAAAAAATGTAGGAATATATGGTTTGTTGTTACGGGTAGAAAATCTTAAGTGGTTGTGGAAGAGTTTTCATTTTAAGTCCCCTCTTATATTTCTCTACTTCAAAAACTTTTTCTTCACTTTTTTTCTCAAACTCATCCTCAAAAGTGGCAACTTCTTCGTTATTACCTTGGACATCAACTTTAATTTCCGGTAACTCGTCCTGAGCTCCGTCTACTTTTTCCACTTCTTTTTCCATTAGCCAAGCCGTTTTATCTATATTGTTTTGGCCTACCTCTTCTTTGCTTGTGTCAAGTGGTTCGGACAAAATATCAGAGGCAGCGTTATTTTCCTCCAGCTCTTCTATAGGTTTTTTCTTGCGCGCTTGGGGGTGTCCCCAACAAAATGGCCGCCAGGGTATAAACGCCGGAGGGCGTCTTTTTCTTTTAGAATTTTTTTCTTTCTTATTGACTACTTTTCCCATGTATTCATTAAGACTGTCTTTTCCGCCCAGTAAAGCTTTATTATTCTTAATATGATTAAGTTTAGTATCCTTCGTTTTGTCTAATGGTTTAATAATCGAACTAATGCCGGACATATTGGTACCATCCTGCTTAAAAGGTTGAATGCCTAATTCTGCAAATTCACTCTCGTTAAGATATCTTATACCCAACTTTTCCAACTCTTTAGGGCCCATTTTTTCTAAATCCGCTAAGGTCTTGGCGTCCATATTATAAAAAAACCTCCTTTCAAAAATATTTTTTATTTTAGACTATGTTACTGCATTTCTTTTTGTGAAAGGTTAACTTTCCCTAATGTGCAGTAAGGATAAAGGTGTAAAAATTTAGTATTGAATTTTTAATCAAATGTAACATCCTGTCAACACAAATCATATTATGAGGTAGAACTTGCCGAATACGGCTAAAAAAGGAGGTTAGTAAACATATGGAAGCCCTGCTATTATTAAGAAAAAATTCAGGCGTACCGGTTCTTTTAGTTGTTGGCGGTTCCGGTCCCGTCCCTTTGGTGGTGGGACCTTCTACTGTACTCGAGGTCCGTGGTGATGCTGTTCAATTGTTAGCCGGCGGAGTTACTCCGGTAATTATCCCCTATGCAAATATTCTATTTATCGTTTAATCACCAGTCTGAAGTGCGGAAAATTATTCCGCACTTCAGGAATCTTTAAGGATTGATGACAGGAGGGAGGTATTAGCTGGATGGAAGTTAAATTGTCTAATTTAATCCAACAGTTCACTACCGGTCAATTGGCTGAGTATAATATAAAGAATGTTCGTAATGTTAGAGAAATCAATCTCGCTACGGGGATTGAATTTAGGTCATTGGAAAGTTTTTTGCAAGAACAATCGTTTTGCAGAACTTTCAAATTCGATGATTTTGTAGATTTAGGCATAAGACAGCTTAACCCACAAGAACTTAACCTCAGCGAAGCAGTTAAAACTTTGAACTTAAAAGATAGTTTCAATATTCAAGAAGCAGAACAATAATTTTTATATCAAGTAAACGGGGTAGTATAAACAAAAGCTGCTGGTAACCAAACCCTGGTTACCAGCAGCTTTTTTACTATCCCTCTACCCTTTAATCTTTTGCTCAATTGAATTCAGCCGTTCCCGTAAAGACTTAAATTGACCAATTACTCCACTGTCATTATCCTGTTGTGCCCCCTGAGCACTCCATCCCATACCTCTGCCTGACCGGCCGCGGAAATGGCGGTTAGCGAAACCCGGAACGGAATTACTTGAACACAAACCTGCGCCCCGACCGGTTTTAACACCTTGACCCAAAGGCCCTGTACGATCTCCTCTTGGCATAAATATACACCTCCCTCTCTTTACTAAGCGCAATAGAATTGATACTCTTACTGAGTTGTTTTATCAATTAATAATGGTCATACGTTCATTATATCCCTCTTATTTGCACCTGTCAATTATATTTTAAAATTCATCTATAATGGATAAATGACACAATAATAAAGGTATTACAATATTTATAATAAAAAAGATCACACTTCTAGCAGGAATTTTCTCTATATTAAAAGAATTGTGAAAATTAGTTCGAGCAATAAATACGAAAGGGGGGAAAAAGCCGCGCTATGACGCACACCCTGCAAGGTGTCTACCTTTTAGAGTGATTTGCCCACTAAAAGGAGGAATGTTCTTATGCTTCATCAAGAAACTACAGGGATTCAGGTCTGTGACTCAGCGCAAACAACTGAAGGAAATAAGGCCACCGGTGAGTTAACACTATTCTACAGTTGGCTGGAAAGTTATTCCGGTCACCAAGTAATAACCACCCATATTAGACTTGTGCCGGGAACTAAGGGAACGGTTGTGCTTGATCAATCAGAAGAAGACCTTGGATGCATGGATGGTATGTCGAGTCAGTGTTCAACTAACAGGTATGAAGTGGGTATAGACGAGTTAATATCGTTTATCAAAACCCGGGGTAATAGGATTGACTAACTTTTGTTTAATTACTGAATTAGGGTTGGAAAGAGTGGAGAGGGAAAGTTTATTTTAACGGGGTTTTAGGATCCCGGCTATTGTAGCCGGGATCCTTCGCTTTATTACTGGACTACTTTTTAACTTGCCGCTTCAGGAAGTATCCTTCAGCATCAATCTTATCCCTCAATAATGTTAAATCTTCTTCTGTGGGTAATTTCATTTCCTTAACGTCTGAGGGAATAATTAATTCGAAACCTACCAGATCTTGGATTTCTTGCGTTGTCACCCCTGGCATAACTTCCAGAAGCTTCATTCTCCTGGTTTCCTCGTCAAAACCAAACAGAGCCTGGTTAGTTATAACCCTGTAAGGACCGGAACCCATTACTCCTGCTTTATCCCTATAATCCGGCGAACCGTCTCCATAGCCAATACTGGTCACAAAGTCTAACTGCTTTACAAATCTCCTTTTTTCCAGAGCCATAATAGCAATTGTCTTTTCACAGTTGGCTGCCATAGCGCCTGCTCCACCACTGCCGGGGAAGCGAACCTGAGGCTGCCTGTAATCCTCACCCTGAATGGTTGAGCAAATGTTTCCATACATATCAATTTGTGCGCCGCCGATAAAGGCAAAATCAGAGTAACCTCTCTGTGTCAACTCGAAAACACCACAAAGTCCCTTCAGGTAAGTAGCCTTGCGAGCCGCCCTGGTATCCCCTACCGATAAAGGCATACCCATTTCCAGTATCGGTGCCAATGAACCTGCCTCGTATATCATTAAAAGATTAGGAGCATGTGTATACTGGGCATGCATCGCCGCAATAATTGGCAGGCCGGTTCCAACAAACACAATAGACTCGTCCTGCAAAACTCTGGAGCCAGTATAAGCAATCATTTCCATTGGAGTAACTTCAGCCATTTCGTTACCTCCTTAATAATCAAATTAGTCAAATAACCACTAGTCTAAAATTATTGGTTGCCCGCCGTCCATCTCTTTAATCTTCTTAATAGTTTCACTATCAATTTTTTCCATAAACTCTTCATGGTTGGCACAACCAAAGATATACTCATCATAGTATTGCTTGAGCTTAGTCTTGTCCCCTGTCTTACGGAATTCTTCAGAAGCTGCCCTGAACATCTTAATATGATCCATATCAAACCAGTGGAATCCATAGCAAGCACCGGGATAGGCACCAAAGGGTACTTCTACCAAGGAGTCTACAGCCGGGTGCGGAATCTCTGTCAGGTTCGGGTAATTTCTTATATTATCATCAGGAATAATCTT
The genomic region above belongs to Bacillota bacterium and contains:
- the cotE gene encoding outer spore coat protein CotE, with the translated sequence MGGTMMNEALGSEDRNIGFPRESFREIITKAVCGTGRKSIRYTNQFNPPGEIVPSQILGCSVTELKLYEPEVKDNSTQQIILGVGGVFEVHVWYAFNNGKETDVLRCPIDFEESIPLEDYDCQNANFVDARVKVDKNPVVVESLINGDDQIQLATELDISVEVSGETKLLVQVHISESD
- a CDS encoding glutaconate CoA-transferase, with protein sequence MAEVTPMEMIAYTGSRVLQDESIVFVGTGLPIIAAMHAQYTHAPNLLMIYEAGSLAPILEMGMPLSVGDTRAARKATYLKGLCGVFELTQRGYSDFAFIGGAQIDMYGNICSTIQGEDYRQPQVRFPGSGGAGAMAANCEKTIAIMALEKRRFVKQLDFVTSIGYGDGSPDYRDKAGVMGSGPYRVITNQALFGFDEETRRMKLLEVMPGVTTQEIQDLVGFELIIPSDVKEMKLPTEEDLTLLRDKIDAEGYFLKRQVKK